Proteins encoded in a region of the Bacteroidota bacterium genome:
- a CDS encoding serine/threonine-protein kinase: MTPTPERWARLTNLLGDALERAGAERAAYLREACADDPTLVAEVERLLTAHQAAESSQRFASGVFDLAPAALAEAAPLPDIGPYRLVREIGRGGMGTVWLAERADGLFEQRVAVKLMRAGVVSEDQHRRFGAERRILARLDHPHIARLLDGGMTAPMPGVGVGQPYLVMEYVEGVPITTYCRERALPLADRLALFRTVCETVAYAHQNLVVHRDLKPSNIFVANDADGTPGPDKPTVKLLDFGIAKLLTDEETLDASTPVTRTGQALMTPEYAAPEQVRGEAITTATDVYALGVVLYELLVGHRPYAIEDRSATAVERAVLEAEPTKPSTALRAASPPALAADPTRLARRLRGDLDTIVLKALRKEPERRYRSAADLADDLRRHAEGLPVTARPDTPGYRVRKFATRHRAGVAASVALAAALLLGLGGTLWQAQLAQTEAAKATAVNDFLVGMLAAADPTEEGRDVRVAALLDRAAADLDSSFADQPLVEADLRATLGVVYTELGLYDEATTLLERALALLRQAHGPQHPQAIETQSRLGRLAVLQGAYAYADSLLTDALQATRHAPGDAARANLYSNLGYARYVLGDYAGSEEAHREAVRLLEAQTPREEIEIASALGNVAIVLSDLGQLEEATPILERQVEIYRTHLGPDNSRLARALANLGSVYYDRALGPEAVAVLTEAVDISTRVLGADNTERGWALGNLGSAFTLVGRAEEAETAFRESLGIYQATLGEDHPRTAGAHLRLGRLIYLEGRLAEGVPHAERATAIWQAALPDDHPAIALGLMTMGEMHADRGAAVAAEAALREAYRIRRVALPEDHPDTAESASVLGALLAQHGTPAEAEDLLRAGYASLRRAAGPDDSRTQQAANHLRAFCDAHDCTAASRAALEG, from the coding sequence ATGACCCCGACCCCCGAGCGCTGGGCGCGCCTCACCAACCTCCTCGGCGACGCCCTCGAGCGGGCGGGCGCCGAGCGGGCGGCCTACCTGCGCGAGGCGTGCGCCGACGACCCGACGCTCGTCGCGGAGGTGGAGCGCTTGCTCACGGCGCACCAGGCCGCAGAGTCGTCGCAGCGGTTCGCGAGCGGCGTGTTCGACCTCGCCCCGGCGGCGCTCGCGGAAGCGGCCCCGCTCCCCGACATCGGCCCCTACCGGCTCGTCCGCGAGATCGGGCGCGGCGGCATGGGCACGGTGTGGCTCGCCGAGCGCGCCGACGGCCTCTTCGAGCAGCGCGTGGCCGTGAAGCTCATGCGCGCGGGCGTTGTCTCGGAAGACCAGCACCGCCGGTTCGGTGCCGAGCGGCGCATCCTCGCCCGGCTTGACCACCCGCACATCGCCCGCCTCCTCGACGGCGGCATGACGGCCCCGATGCCGGGCGTGGGCGTGGGACAGCCCTACCTCGTGATGGAGTACGTCGAGGGCGTCCCAATCACGACCTACTGCCGCGAGCGCGCCCTCCCGCTCGCCGACCGCCTCGCCCTCTTCCGGACCGTCTGCGAGACGGTCGCCTACGCGCACCAGAACCTCGTCGTCCACCGCGACCTCAAGCCCTCCAACATCTTCGTTGCCAACGATGCTGACGGGACGCCCGGCCCCGACAAGCCCACGGTGAAGCTCCTCGATTTCGGCATCGCGAAGCTGCTCACCGACGAGGAGACGCTCGACGCCTCCACGCCGGTGACGCGGACGGGGCAGGCGCTCATGACGCCGGAGTACGCCGCGCCGGAGCAGGTGCGCGGCGAGGCCATCACCACGGCCACGGACGTCTACGCGCTCGGCGTGGTGCTCTACGAACTGCTCGTCGGACACCGGCCGTATGCCATCGAGGACCGCTCGGCGACGGCCGTCGAGCGCGCCGTGCTGGAGGCCGAGCCGACGAAGCCCAGCACGGCGCTCCGGGCCGCCTCGCCGCCCGCGCTCGCCGCCGACCCTACGCGGCTGGCCCGGCGGCTGCGGGGCGACCTCGACACGATCGTCCTGAAGGCGTTGCGCAAGGAGCCCGAGCGCCGCTACCGCTCCGCCGCCGACCTCGCCGACGACCTCCGCCGCCACGCCGAAGGCCTCCCCGTCACGGCCCGCCCGGATACGCCGGGCTACCGTGTCCGCAAGTTTGCGACGCGGCACCGAGCGGGCGTGGCGGCGAGCGTGGCGCTCGCGGCGGCGCTGCTGCTGGGGCTCGGCGGGACGCTCTGGCAGGCCCAGCTCGCCCAGACGGAGGCCGCCAAGGCCACGGCCGTCAACGACTTCCTCGTCGGCATGCTCGCCGCGGCCGACCCTACCGAGGAAGGCCGCGACGTGCGCGTGGCCGCTCTGCTCGACCGCGCGGCGGCCGACCTCGACAGCAGCTTCGCCGACCAGCCGCTCGTGGAGGCCGACCTGCGCGCCACCCTCGGCGTGGTCTACACCGAACTGGGGCTCTACGACGAAGCGACCACGCTGCTGGAACGCGCCCTGGCCCTGCTTCGCCAGGCGCATGGCCCTCAGCATCCGCAGGCCATCGAGACCCAGTCCCGGCTGGGACGGCTGGCCGTGCTCCAGGGGGCGTATGCGTACGCCGACTCCCTCCTCACCGATGCCCTCCAGGCGACGCGCCACGCACCCGGCGACGCGGCCCGTGCCAACCTCTACAGCAACCTCGGCTACGCCCGCTACGTGCTCGGGGACTATGCCGGCTCGGAGGAGGCCCACCGCGAGGCCGTGCGCCTCCTCGAAGCGCAGACACCGCGGGAGGAGATCGAGATCGCGTCCGCGCTGGGCAACGTCGCCATCGTGCTCTCCGACCTGGGCCAACTCGAAGAAGCGACGCCGATCCTGGAGCGCCAGGTCGAGATCTACCGCACGCACCTCGGCCCAGACAACAGCCGGCTCGCGCGCGCGCTGGCCAACCTGGGCTCGGTCTACTACGACCGCGCCCTGGGCCCCGAGGCCGTGGCGGTCCTGACCGAGGCCGTGGACATCTCCACCCGCGTGCTCGGAGCCGACAACACCGAGCGCGGCTGGGCCCTCGGCAACCTCGGCTCGGCGTTCACGCTCGTAGGCCGGGCGGAGGAGGCAGAGACGGCGTTCCGCGAGTCCCTCGGCATCTACCAGGCCACGCTCGGCGAAGACCACCCGCGCACCGCTGGGGCCCACCTGCGCCTCGGCCGCCTCATCTACCTCGAAGGGCGGCTGGCCGAGGGGGTGCCCCACGCCGAGCGCGCCACGGCCATCTGGCAAGCCGCGCTCCCGGACGACCATCCGGCCATTGCGCTCGGCCTGATGACGATGGGCGAGATGCACGCCGACCGGGGGGCGGCCGTCGCGGCGGAAGCGGCGCTCCGCGAGGCGTATCGCATCCGCCGCGTGGCGCTCCCCGAGGACCACCCCGACACGGCGGAGAGCGCCAGCGTCCTGGGCGCGCTCCTAGCCCAGCACGGCACGCCCGCCGAGGCCGAGGACCTCCTCCGCGCAGGCTACGCGTCGTTGCGCAGGGCGGCAGGACCCGACGACAGCCGCACCCAGCAGGCCGCCAACCACCTCCGCGCCTTCTGCGACGCCCACGACTGCACCGCCGCCTCGCGCGCTGCGCTCGAAGGCTGA
- a CDS encoding ECF-type sigma factor, with protein MSLPPHEVTRLLAAANDGDDAALDALLPLLYTELHALAHRQRQRQRGPATLNTTALLHEAYEKLAHADGQYANRSHFFRIAAQAMRQILVDYARRRLAVKRGGGVGAATFEDGGFAPDARSEEIVALDEALVHLAQLSERQAQVVELRYFAGFTLPEVADLLGISAATAWRDWAAAQAWLQQALGEG; from the coding sequence GGTCACCCGCCTGCTCGCCGCCGCCAACGACGGCGACGACGCGGCCCTGGACGCACTGCTGCCGCTGCTCTACACGGAGCTGCACGCGCTCGCCCATCGCCAGCGCCAGCGCCAGCGCGGCCCAGCCACCCTCAACACGACGGCGCTGCTGCACGAGGCCTACGAGAAGCTCGCCCACGCCGACGGGCAGTACGCCAACCGCAGCCACTTCTTCCGCATCGCGGCGCAGGCCATGCGGCAGATCCTTGTGGACTATGCGCGGCGGCGGCTGGCCGTCAAGCGCGGCGGCGGCGTGGGCGCCGCGACGTTCGAGGACGGCGGCTTCGCGCCCGACGCCCGCTCAGAGGAGATCGTCGCCCTCGACGAGGCGCTCGTCCACCTCGCTCAGCTGAGCGAGCGGCAGGCGCAGGTGGTCGAACTGCGCTACTTCGCCGGGTTCACGCTGCCCGAGGTAGCCGACCTGCTCGGCATCTCCGCGGCGACGGCGTGGCGCGACTGGGCCGCCGCGCAAGCCTGGCTCCAGCAGGCGCTCGGCGAGGGGTGA